The Corynebacterium felinum DNA segment TCTACTATACGTGGATCACTGCTGGTACCGAAAGGGGGAGTCCGTGTTTTTTACACGCTAGGGTGCTGGTGGTGCGTGAAGTTCGTCGAGGCGACTGAAGAAGCGGTCGGTGATGGCCACGGCGGATTCGGATCCCCCGCCGAGAACGATGAGGGTGGCAAAGGCTATGTCGTCGCGGTATCCGGTGAACCAGGCGTGGGAGCCTTGGTTAATTTCGGCTTCACCGGTTTTGCCGAAGATTTTGCCGCCTGCTTTGATTCCGCTGGCGGTGCCGCCTGGTTCGGTGACAGCCCCCATCAGCGCCCGGAGTTGTTCGATGGTTTCTGGGCGCGGGGCGGGTGATTGTGCGCTCTGTTTTGTTTCAAAACCGCTGATCAGGGTGGGTGTTGGGGTGGAGCCGCGGGCTGCGGTTGCCGATACTAGTGCCATGCCGAAGGGGCTGACGAGGGTTAAACCCTGGCCGTAGCCTGCTTCGGTTTTATCTAATGCGGTCTCCCCTTCGGGGATTTGGCCGGTGATGGTGGAGAGTCCGGGAATTTCGTAGTCGATTCCAAGCCCGAATTCCGCGCCGATGCGTTTGAGTTCACCTTTGTCCAGGTGGGTGGAGATTTCGGCGAAGGTGGTGTTGCAGGATCGGGCGAAGGCTTGTTGGAGGGGGACGTTGCCGAGGCTGAAGCCGTTGTAGTTGGTTACGGTACGCCCGTAGAGGTTCATGGAGCCGGGGCAGGGCACGATGGAACCGGGGTTGAGGCCTTTGTCTTGGATTCCTGCGGCGGCGGTGATGATCTTGAAGGTGGAGCCTGGTGGGTAGAGGCCGGAGAGTGCGACGTCGCCTTGTTCGTCGGCTTTGTCGGTTTGGGCGACTGCGAGGATTTCGCCGGTGGATGCTTTCATGGCCACGATCATGGCTTGCATTTCAGCCCGCAGGTTCACGGCTTCTTCGGCTGCTTGTTGCACTTTGTGGTCGAGGCTGATGCGTACGGCGGGTGCGACTTTAGGTTCGTGGTAGACGATGTCGTCGATGAGTGCACCGTTGTCGGTGACAGCAGCGACTCGCCACCCGTTTGCCCCGTCGAGGCTGTCGTTGACGAGTCCTGCGACGCGGCTGATGATGTCGGGGGCGAAGGTGGGGTCGGTGCTGACCATGGCGGCTTCTTCGTTGAATCTGATTCCTGGTTTGCCGTCGAGTTGGGCTTTGACTTCCGCACCGGGGAGTTTGTCCACGGTGGTTACGGAGTAGATGCCGCGGGCTTTGTTTAAGTTTTCGGCGAGTTTTGTCGCGTCGATGGTGCGTACGTTGTCGTATTGTGTTTTTGCTTTTTCTAGGGCTGCGGCGATGGCGTAGGCGGTTCCTGTGCGGTCGCCTGTTTCGTTGAGGTCAACGAGGATGCGGTAGACGCTGCCGGGGACGAGAACTTCTGCCCCATCGGAGGAAATGACGCTGGCGCGTTGGGCGTTGATTGCGCGCAGTTCGAGGTGTTGGTTGGCGCCGAGTGTGGGGTGTAGTGCGGTGGGTTGCCAGCGGATGGACCATTGGTCGTTGATTTTGTTTAAGACCATGCGGGTTTCGTAGCTGAATTCGCGCTCTTTGGGGAGGTTCCAGGTGAGTTTGTAGGTGGCGGTGGCGATTGTTTCTTTGGTGTCGATGTCGAGGATTTCGGCGTTGACACTTTCAGCTTGCAGCCCTTCCCACGATTTGGTGAGCATGGCGGTGACTTGGGGTGGCTGGTCGGTGAATTGGGCGGCGTTGCCAAATTCTTGTTGCGTGAGTTGGGCGAAGAATTCTTCTACTACTGGTTTTGCTGATGCTGGTTTGGGTGTGCATGCTGTGAGCACAAGCATGCTTATCGACGCCGCCAACACCAGCGCAATTACCTGCAGCGAAGCTCTGTTCATGCAGCACAGACTAACACTTAGTGCCTTACGGATTTGGGAACCACACCGAATTTCGTTGAGCGAAATACACTCCCGTTGGGGAGTACGTTTCCTGTGCGTGAAAGGATGTGCACTCTCGTGCGGCTGGGTATCGGCAGTTCTGCTTCGTCTTCGTGGTGAATACACAAACGAGCGCTCAGTGTTGATGGGAAAGCATCAGGACAGTGAACATCCGTGCTGGTTTTGACCAGGGTGGCAAAACTGTACAGATCCCATTCATTGTCATTGAAGTTTGGAAAGCTGGCAGTTGTGAGTGCTTCTTGCAGTTCACTGAAGAGAATGCGAGACATGAGCTGTTCGGATTCTCTGGTGAAGTCTTCGGTTACCCACAGTATTTGCGCGGTATCCCTGAGGGAATCGACACGCTCATAGTAGTGTCTTTGTATTGTTTCAATATCCTTTTCGCGTGCGAGAACATACGTAGTCACTAGAGTTGCACATTCACTATCCATGATTTCACCCCTTGTTTCACAAGTACCAAATGACCCGTGGGTTATGCGGGCCCAAAAACGCTTAACCCCTTCCCTTTTTAAACACCAGTTTTTCCCTATCGGTTTTTAGCCCCCAATTCTTCCGTTGGGGAGCTTTTGCCCTGTTAAAGAAAGTTCCTGGAGCCGCGTCCAGCTAATAAAGGATCGTGCGTATTCTTCTTCGTCTGCCAAGCGAAGGTCGAACCACAAGCGTGAAACACTGGCGTCTGGCCCAGCAAGCTCTGCCACCGGTTCCACAATTGTGACAAAGCTATATAGTTCCCATTCCTGCTCATCTGCTGGTTCGAGACCAATGGCTCGTCGATCTTCGTTTAAGTCAACCAATAGATGTTCCTTGATGATGGGAATATCCTCGTGGGTGATATTTTCAGAAACCCACAGCACTTTTGTGAGTGCGCGTACTGCATCAACCCGTTCAATATAGCGCTGCTGAGCAGCGAGGAGATTTTCTTCGCGCTCAATAAAATAGGTGGTGACGAGCGTGGCAAATTCCGATGTCATAAACCGTTCATCCTTGTATCATACGCACCAGAAAAATAGTATTTGCTTTGCGCCTGACAATGGCGCTTACCAACATTGAAACCGAATTTACGTAAATATAAATCCGCTCCCCACTTCGCAGGGCTCCCATCCCTTTACAAGCGGTTTTCTTCCACTATCTCATGCAGTGAGGTTTTCTCACCAGTAAAATGCATCTACTCAGAGTTATCACCTAAGGAATGCAGAGTCGCCTTAAGAATGAGCGAAGTTTCTAGGTATGACGCAAGGCGAAAGCATACCTATGAATACATGGGGATTGATTCAAAATTACTGATTCGACTTTCAGCCAACCGGGCAAAAATTGACCTGCGGTTTTACATGTAGCACTTGCTCTATGTCGAATTAATATTTCTCTTACCCATCACAAGCACTACACAGCCAGGAAAAGTGCGGTGTTTTGATGATAGTCACGCCCCACCCACCAAACCCTCAACGCTTTTGCTCATATTGGATGAGCTCACTGATGTGCGCCATGTCGAGACTACGGCAGAAAAATTCCCCCTCCTCTCACCTTTTCTCACACAATAATTGTCACACAGTGGCTAGAGTCGTAGCCGTAGGTAAAGAAAGCCTATTTTTCTGGGAAGGAGAGTCATATGTCCGTTGATCCTTGCGTGATTATTCGTAAGCTCTCGGGTGTTCGAAAGGACGCTTTAACACTGGCGCGTCACATAGTGCGTCAAGTGGCGGACGCATCAGGTCTTGATCCTTTTTGCATATACGTTGTTGACGTTCCGGATTACGATAGACGGGCGTACGGAGAGTTTTATGTCAGCGGGTCTAAATCTTCTGAGGTTCGAGAGATAAAGCTGCTTTCCTTAATCTTTGACAGCATAATTCGCGACACAGATTGGGATGTGGAGCTTTTCTGGGGAGGATTGGAAGACTACGAGGATGGGCTAGAGCATATGCGTCGAGTCGAGGGGGCGGAGTCGGCGGAAGTTTTCGATCCATATGAGGAGCAGTTCGAAAATCTAGCCCAGTATTAGCGCGTTGATTTGGTGATTTCGCCGGGTTCGATTCCCGGCAACGCAGGAGAACCCCACAGTCAATTGGCTGTGGGGTTTTGTTTTGTGCATTGCCGCGCTTACGACACACCCACCAACCCCCTCCAAAACCACAGGTCAGCGTTTCATACGCATTTCCCTGGTGAGAAAAACTCAATAAATTTCAGGGGGATGTACGCTGCGTTAGCGGGTGATAGAAACCTTCGCCTGTGCGCCTTCCTTGATTTCCAAGCCCTCGGCTTCAGCGATCTTCATCGCCTCTTCGATCAATGTTTCCACGATCTGGGATTCAGGCACCGTCTTAATCACTTCGCCCTTGACAAAAATCTGGCCCTTGCCATTACCGGAAGCGACACCCAAATCAGCATCGCGAGCCTCACCAGGGCCGTTTACAACGCAGCCCATCACAGCCACACGCAACGGAATATTCATACCATCAAGCGCAGCAGTCACCTCTTCAGCCAAGGTATACACATCCACCTGGGCGCGGCCACAAGAAGGACAAGAAACAATTTCCAAGCCACGCTCACGCAGGTTCAGCGACTGCAAAATCTGGTCGCCAACCTTGACCTCTTCCTTCGGATCAGCCGACAACGACACACGAATCGTATCGCCAATACCCTCAGACAAAAGAGCACCAAACGCCACGGCCGACTTAATCGTGCCCTGGAACGCAGGCCCCGCCTCAGTCACACCCAAATGCAACGGATAATCACACTGGGCAGCCAACTGGCGGTACGCCTCCACCATCACCACAGGATCATTGTGCTTCACCGAAATCTTAATATCGCCGAAACCATGCTCCTCAAACAGCGAAGCCTCCCACAGGGCCGACTCCACCAACGCTTCAGGGGTTGCACGACCATACTTTTCCATCAACCGCTTATCCAAAGAACCAGCATTCACACCAATGCGGATTGGGATACCAGCCGCACCAGCAGCCTTCGCCACTTCCTTCACACGGCCATCAAATTCCTTAATATTGCCAGGATTCACGCGCACCGCGGCACAACCAGCATCAATAGCGGCAAAAATGTACTTCGGCTGGAAGTGAATATCTGCAATCACCGGAATCGGAGACTTCTTCGCAATAATCGGCAACGCTTCGGCGTCGATAGTTTTCGGGCACGCCACCCGCACAATATCGCAACCAGAAGCAGTCAGCTGGGCAATCTGCTGCAACGTCGCGTTCACATCATGCGTCTTCGTAGTCGTCATCGACTGCACCGAGACAGGGTAATCGGACCCCACCCCCACGTTGCCCACCATCAACTGGCGAGTCTTACGACGCGGCGCCAAGGTAGGAAGTGGTGCATCGGGCAAACCAAGACCAATAGGGCTAGACACGGGAAACGATTACTCCTTATTCGTTCAAACAGGTTGAGACCCCCACACCCCCAACACCTCGTTACTCGTGCGCACGAGCGCAGTAGCAAACATGAGGAATTCAGTGATGTGGAAGAAAAAGTTGTGCAATCAACAAGAAGGGTAGATTCTTAACAGCAAATGTGCACACGTCTCACACTTTCCCCCAAATCCTACCACCACCACCGCACACTGCTTAAGCCCAGCAAGCAAAAACAAACCCAACCCTGCACGCACAAGCGCGGCGCGCGTTAATAATCAGGGTTGGGTGTGTCACGGTGTGGTGGTGGGTGCGTATTGTTTAGACGTAGCTGCGTACTTTATTAAATATCTCCACGTAGTGTTGTTCGAGGTAGGCGGTGTTGCGGCGGATGGCGAGGATGAGTACGCCCGCGCCGATTGCCCACGACAGTGCGATGCCTGCGAGGGTGATGGGGATTGATTCGTTGATATAGCCGAAAATTGCCAGTGCTAGGCCGGGTGCTAGTGGGATCCACACAAGCAGGAATCCTGCGAATGCGCTGATGAATGCTGCGGCGGAAAAGCCGGAGCGATCTTGCCATGGGTTAGTTCCTGGTTTTGCCACGGGGAATGGGTTGCGTACTGCCAGGGTCATGGCGATGGCGATGATGCTCATGAGCCCGCCGATGGCAAGACCGACCACCATGAACGTCAGCATGGTTGGCTTCAAGGCGATCACAATGAGTGTGTAGATGATGAACATGCAGAATTCGAGTGTGACGGAAGCTAAGTAGCGCCCGGCCAGTAGTGTGCGAGCGGGAACGCCTGCTACTAGATGGGTCCAGTTGGCTGGCCCATCGTAGCCGAAGATATTGGTTGATCCCATAGTTGATACCAGGGCCAAGACGGCGACACCGACGTATGGGTAGCTGGAATTGCCAATAAATCCCATGTACAAAAAGTACAGTGCCATCACTGGTGCGAAAGCGATGTTGATGATGAGGCGGGAATCGCGCAGGTGGTAGCGCAGTGCGCGGGAGTAGATGTAGTTGAAGAGGCTGGGGCTCAGTCGCGGAAGCAGGAGGGTGTTAAAAGGTGTTTTCTCAACCTGGGTGTTTTTCTTGCTTCCGGTGCCTGCACCGCCGTCGCCAAGTGGGGCGATGAGGCGTTTGTTGGTGGATTTGACCCACGCATAGGCACCGCAGGCGATGGTGAGTGCTGTGATGGCGAA contains these protein-coding regions:
- a CDS encoding penicillin-binding transpeptidase domain-containing protein, which translates into the protein MNRASLQVIALVLAASISMLVLTACTPKPASAKPVVEEFFAQLTQQEFGNAAQFTDQPPQVTAMLTKSWEGLQAESVNAEILDIDTKETIATATYKLTWNLPKEREFSYETRMVLNKINDQWSIRWQPTALHPTLGANQHLELRAINAQRASVISSDGAEVLVPGSVYRILVDLNETGDRTGTAYAIAAALEKAKTQYDNVRTIDATKLAENLNKARGIYSVTTVDKLPGAEVKAQLDGKPGIRFNEEAAMVSTDPTFAPDIISRVAGLVNDSLDGANGWRVAAVTDNGALIDDIVYHEPKVAPAVRISLDHKVQQAAEEAVNLRAEMQAMIVAMKASTGEILAVAQTDKADEQGDVALSGLYPPGSTFKIITAAAGIQDKGLNPGSIVPCPGSMNLYGRTVTNYNGFSLGNVPLQQAFARSCNTTFAEISTHLDKGELKRIGAEFGLGIDYEIPGLSTITGQIPEGETALDKTEAGYGQGLTLVSPFGMALVSATAARGSTPTPTLISGFETKQSAQSPAPRPETIEQLRALMGAVTEPGGTASGIKAGGKIFGKTGEAEINQGSHAWFTGYRDDIAFATLIVLGGGSESAVAITDRFFSRLDELHAPPAP
- the ispG gene encoding flavodoxin-dependent (E)-4-hydroxy-3-methylbut-2-enyl-diphosphate synthase, yielding MSSPIGLGLPDAPLPTLAPRRKTRQLMVGNVGVGSDYPVSVQSMTTTKTHDVNATLQQIAQLTASGCDIVRVACPKTIDAEALPIIAKKSPIPVIADIHFQPKYIFAAIDAGCAAVRVNPGNIKEFDGRVKEVAKAAGAAGIPIRIGVNAGSLDKRLMEKYGRATPEALVESALWEASLFEEHGFGDIKISVKHNDPVVMVEAYRQLAAQCDYPLHLGVTEAGPAFQGTIKSAVAFGALLSEGIGDTIRVSLSADPKEEVKVGDQILQSLNLRERGLEIVSCPSCGRAQVDVYTLAEEVTAALDGMNIPLRVAVMGCVVNGPGEARDADLGVASGNGKGQIFVKGEVIKTVPESQIVETLIEEAMKIAEAEGLEIKEGAQAKVSITR